A part of Maridesulfovibrio hydrothermalis AM13 = DSM 14728 genomic DNA contains:
- a CDS encoding selenium metabolism-associated LysR family transcriptional regulator produces MDLRRLEAFCKVYELKSFSKAGKELFLSQPTISAHISTLEEELGVQLFDRLGRSIMATQAGEVLYRNAKDIYELIGKAESEINILRDKVVGDLEIGGSTIPSHYLLPEILYNYCKKYPDVSVHLSVGDTSEIIEKVRCGELILGVVGATIEAPNLEFFPIMRDELVIVAPPVLVSNYAAIDDIQHLAELPWVMREGGSGTRKALEAGLAELGTSVHDLNVTVWVESTQAVVQCVRAGLGVSVTSRLAAQSFIDSGELIHIKDLPLNLERSFYLTHLHGREFFPAVRYFVEHIKRNYFES; encoded by the coding sequence ATGGACTTACGTAGACTAGAGGCATTCTGTAAAGTTTATGAACTGAAAAGTTTTTCGAAAGCCGGAAAAGAGCTTTTCCTTTCACAGCCAACCATCAGTGCCCACATTTCCACTCTTGAAGAAGAACTAGGCGTACAACTTTTCGATAGGTTGGGCCGGTCTATTATGGCGACGCAAGCGGGAGAGGTTCTCTACCGCAATGCAAAAGATATTTATGAACTGATTGGCAAGGCTGAATCCGAAATTAATATACTTCGCGATAAAGTCGTAGGTGACCTTGAGATAGGTGGCAGTACTATTCCCTCGCATTATCTTTTGCCTGAAATTTTGTATAATTATTGTAAAAAATATCCAGATGTAAGCGTTCATCTCTCAGTAGGGGATACTTCAGAAATTATAGAGAAGGTTCGTTGCGGCGAGCTTATTCTAGGGGTTGTCGGTGCAACTATTGAGGCTCCTAATTTAGAATTTTTTCCGATAATGCGTGATGAACTCGTAATTGTTGCTCCACCTGTACTTGTCAGCAATTACGCAGCAATTGATGATATCCAGCATTTAGCAGAACTTCCCTGGGTTATGCGCGAAGGCGGTTCTGGAACTCGCAAGGCTCTTGAGGCCGGCCTAGCCGAGCTTGGTACAAGCGTTCATGATCTCAATGTCACTGTCTGGGTTGAATCCACACAGGCCGTTGTACAATGCGTAAGAGCCGGACTTGGTGTGAGCGTTACTTCAAGACTTGCGGCGCAGTCTTTTATTGATTCAGGCGAACTTATTCATATCAAGGATCTTCCGTTAAATCTTGAAAGAAGTTTCTACCTCACTCATCTTCACGGGCGTGAGTTTTTTCCAGCTGTACGTTACTTTGTTGAACATATTAAGCGAAATTATTTTGAATCGTAG
- the rpsK gene encoding 30S ribosomal protein S11: MARPRRSGKKREKKNVPVGIAHVKATFNNTIITFTDLKGNVISWATSGASGFKGSRKSTPFAAQVAAETAARKAQDQGMRTVGIFVKGPGSGREAAMRAIGNVGMKVNFIRDITPIPHNGCRPPKRRRV; the protein is encoded by the coding sequence ATGGCTAGACCTCGCCGTTCCGGCAAGAAAAGAGAAAAAAAGAATGTTCCTGTGGGGATCGCCCACGTTAAAGCAACATTCAATAATACAATAATTACCTTTACTGATCTTAAAGGTAACGTAATCAGCTGGGCTACTTCTGGTGCTTCTGGTTTCAAGGGATCTAGAAAATCTACTCCCTTTGCTGCACAGGTTGCTGCTGAAACTGCTGCTAGGAAAGCTCAGGACCAGGGTATGCGTACCGTTGGTATCTTTGTAAAAGGCCCCGGCTCCGGTCGTGAAGCAGCTATGCGCGCCATCGGTAACGTCGGTATGAAGGTTAACTTCATTCGCGATATCACGCCCATCCCGCATAACGGCTGTCGTCCGCCGAAACGCCGCAGGGTCTAA
- the map gene encoding type I methionyl aminopeptidase produces the protein MKKYRGIYLKNDKEIGLMREANRLVSTILDMLGEAIRPGITTMSLEEAACKACEGYGVKPAFKGYHGFPFALCCSVNEEIVHGFPSEKRVLEEGDIVSIDMGVVYKGFFGDSARTYPVGNIAGSTQKLLDVTRESLMRGIEQALPGNSLYDISKAVQDHAESFGFGIVRRFVGHGIGRNLHEKPEVPNFVPSGLPGVQLRSGMVLAIEPMVTQGVHDIEILDDKWTAVTKDRKLSAHFEHTIAITADGPQILSLS, from the coding sequence TTGAAAAAGTACAGAGGGATTTACCTCAAGAATGATAAAGAGATTGGCCTCATGCGTGAGGCCAATCGTCTTGTTTCTACTATACTGGATATGCTCGGTGAAGCTATCAGACCCGGTATTACAACCATGAGTCTCGAAGAAGCTGCCTGCAAGGCATGTGAAGGTTATGGCGTTAAGCCTGCCTTTAAGGGATATCACGGATTTCCTTTTGCTTTGTGCTGTTCTGTGAACGAAGAGATAGTTCATGGTTTCCCTTCTGAAAAGCGTGTGCTAGAAGAAGGTGATATCGTGAGTATTGATATGGGAGTTGTTTATAAAGGTTTCTTCGGTGATTCTGCCCGCACCTACCCTGTCGGTAATATTGCTGGTAGTACCCAGAAGCTGCTTGATGTAACTCGTGAATCACTCATGAGAGGAATCGAGCAGGCTCTGCCCGGAAATAGTCTTTATGATATCTCTAAAGCAGTTCAGGATCATGCTGAAAGTTTTGGATTCGGAATAGTAAGGCGTTTTGTAGGTCACGGTATTGGTCGTAATTTACATGAAAAACCTGAAGTTCCAAACTTTGTTCCCTCAGGGCTTCCCGGTGTGCAGTTAAGAAGTGGGATGGTGCTGGCCATTGAACCTATGGTCACTCAAGGAGTTCATGACATTGAGATTCTTGATGATAAATGGACTGCAGTCACCAAGGACAGGAAGCTGTCCGCTCATTTCGAACACACCATTGCCATTACTGCGGATGGACCTCAAATTTTGAGTCTTTCCTAA
- the rplQ gene encoding 50S ribosomal protein L17, which yields MRHRKSGRKFNRSGSHRKAMLKNMVRSLLTYEHIRTTEPKAKELRSSCEKLITLALRNDLHSRRLAFKTLENHSLVKKLFDEIGPRYIGGGGGYTRIIKLAEPRKGDCAPMCIIELTKRAQEAPAQDAPAATEAPAEAAQEA from the coding sequence ATGAGGCATAGAAAGTCCGGAAGAAAGTTCAACAGAAGCGGTTCCCACAGGAAAGCCATGCTGAAAAATATGGTACGCTCTCTGCTGACCTATGAACATATCCGTACCACCGAGCCCAAGGCAAAGGAACTGAGAAGCTCATGTGAAAAGCTGATCACCCTTGCTCTTCGCAATGACCTGCATTCCAGACGTCTTGCATTCAAGACTCTTGAGAATCATAGTCTTGTTAAAAAGCTCTTCGATGAAATCGGCCCCCGCTATATCGGCGGTGGTGGTGGTTACACCCGTATCATCAAGCTTGCTGAACCCCGTAAGGGCGACTGCGCTCCTATGTGTATCATCGAGCTTACAAAACGTGCACAGGAAGCTCCTGCACAGGATGCTCCTGCAGCAACTGAAGCTCCCGCTGAGGCAGCTCAGGAAGCATAA
- the rpsD gene encoding 30S ribosomal protein S4, producing the protein MARYTKAKCRLCRREGEKLFIKGDRCFTDKCSYERRPYAPGIAGRMRKKMSDYAIQLREKQKVRRMYGVLEGQFRSYFKRADSMKGVTGANLLVLLETRLDNAVYRLGFANSRSQARQLVRHGIFKMNGRRVNIPSMHVKPGDVIEVRDEARKIPVIMEAQEVIARRGCPEWLESDGAAFKGEIKAMPTREDIQFPINEQLIVELYSK; encoded by the coding sequence TTGGCCAGATATACAAAAGCAAAATGCAGACTATGCCGCCGAGAAGGTGAAAAACTTTTCATCAAAGGCGACCGCTGCTTTACTGATAAATGTTCTTATGAAAGACGTCCTTATGCTCCCGGTATTGCCGGTCGTATGAGAAAGAAAATGAGCGACTACGCAATTCAGCTTCGTGAGAAGCAGAAAGTGCGTCGTATGTACGGTGTACTCGAAGGGCAGTTCCGCAGCTATTTCAAGCGTGCAGACTCCATGAAGGGTGTAACCGGTGCAAACCTGCTCGTTCTCCTTGAGACCCGTCTTGATAACGCTGTTTACCGTCTTGGATTTGCTAACTCTCGCAGTCAGGCACGCCAGCTTGTGAGACATGGTATTTTCAAAATGAACGGCAGACGTGTTAACATCCCTTCCATGCATGTTAAACCCGGTGATGTTATTGAGGTTCGTGACGAAGCTCGTAAGATCCCCGTGATCATGGAAGCTCAGGAAGTGATTGCTCGTCGCGGATGCCCTGAGTGGCTTGAGTCCGATGGAGCTGCTTTCAAAGGTGAAATTAAAGCGATGCCGACTAGGGAAGACATCCAGTTCCCTATCAACGAACAGCTGATTGTCGAGCTGTACTCCAAATAA
- the rpsM gene encoding 30S ribosomal protein S13, with protein sequence MARIAGVDLPKNKRLDIALTYIFGVGRTTALKILDTVGIDWTIKTDDLSGDQVNTIRKELEDNYKVEGDLRRDQIADIKRLMDIGSYRGLRHRRGLPVRGQSSKTNARTRKGPRRSVMSRKKK encoded by the coding sequence GTGGCTCGTATCGCTGGAGTAGACCTTCCGAAAAATAAGCGTTTGGATATTGCACTGACTTACATCTTTGGTGTCGGTCGCACAACCGCTCTCAAGATTCTCGATACTGTTGGTATTGACTGGACAATCAAAACTGATGACCTCAGTGGTGATCAGGTTAACACCATCCGTAAGGAACTTGAAGACAACTACAAAGTTGAAGGTGACCTTCGTCGTGATCAGATCGCTGATATTAAGCGTTTGATGGACATCGGAAGTTATCGTGGACTCCGCCATCGTCGCGGACTTCCTGTTCGCGGACAGAGTTCCAAGACGAACGCTCGTACCCGTAAAGGGCCACGTCGTTCCGTAATGAGCAGGAAGAAGAAATAA
- the rpmJ gene encoding 50S ribosomal protein L36, with translation MKVRPSVKKICPKCKVIRRKGVLRVICENPRHKQRQG, from the coding sequence ATGAAAGTAAGACCATCTGTTAAGAAGATTTGTCCCAAATGCAAAGTAATCAGACGCAAAGGTGTTCTGCGGGTAATCTGTGAGAACCCCAGACACAAACAGCGTCAAGGATAG
- a CDS encoding DNA-directed RNA polymerase subunit alpha, whose amino-acid sequence MLIQDGDKLINTRNWAELVKPEQLVRDPKSNELYGKFICEPLERGFGTTIGNSLRRVLLSSMQGAAAVAVKIEGVQHEFTTIEGVMEDVTEIVLNIKQIRFAMTTDEPQFLTLSVNKQGAVTAADIQENQNVKVLNPEQIIATLSEKKVLEMTFEIRMGKGYVPADMHEGLINEIGHIVVDSSFSPIRKVSYSVEQARVGQMTNYDKLVLEVFTDGSVTPEDAIAYSAKILKEQLSVFINFDEMGSEQEESKESDLDLNPNLFKSIDELELSVRATNCLKAANIRIVGELVQRTEQAMLKTKNFGRKSLDEIRRVLDSMELKFGMVLEDFDKKHQEWLKRKEKNEA is encoded by the coding sequence ATGCTTATTCAAGACGGTGACAAACTCATCAACACACGCAACTGGGCTGAACTGGTTAAACCGGAGCAGCTTGTGCGCGACCCCAAGTCTAACGAGCTTTATGGTAAGTTCATTTGCGAACCCCTTGAGCGCGGATTTGGAACAACCATTGGTAATTCCCTTCGCAGGGTTCTGCTTTCCTCAATGCAGGGAGCAGCCGCGGTTGCTGTAAAGATTGAAGGCGTTCAGCACGAATTCACCACCATCGAAGGTGTGATGGAAGATGTGACTGAGATTGTTCTGAACATCAAACAGATCAGATTCGCTATGACTACTGATGAACCCCAGTTTCTTACCCTTTCGGTAAATAAACAGGGTGCCGTCACCGCAGCTGATATTCAGGAAAACCAGAACGTCAAAGTCCTCAATCCTGAGCAGATTATCGCGACTCTGTCCGAGAAGAAGGTGCTTGAAATGACCTTTGAGATCCGCATGGGTAAAGGCTATGTGCCCGCAGACATGCATGAAGGTCTTATCAATGAAATTGGTCACATCGTTGTTGACTCTAGCTTCTCTCCTATCCGTAAGGTTTCTTACAGTGTAGAGCAGGCTCGCGTCGGCCAGATGACCAACTACGATAAGCTCGTTCTTGAAGTGTTCACAGATGGTTCCGTAACTCCCGAGGATGCTATCGCTTACAGCGCAAAAATCCTTAAAGAGCAGCTCTCCGTATTCATCAATTTCGATGAAATGGGATCCGAGCAGGAAGAGTCCAAAGAAAGCGACCTCGATCTGAACCCGAATCTGTTCAAGAGCATTGACGAACTCGAATTGTCCGTTCGTGCCACAAACTGCCTCAAGGCTGCCAACATTCGTATTGTTGGTGAACTTGTACAGCGCACTGAGCAGGCCATGCTTAAGACTAAAAACTTCGGACGTAAGTCTCTTGACGAAATCCGCAGAGTTTTGGACAGCATGGAACTTAAGTTCGGCATGGTCCTTGAGGATTTCGATAAAAAGCATCAGGAATGGCTGAAGAGGAAAGAGAAAAATGAGGCATAG